The genome window CCACGACATGGTAGAGGAAGTCTGGGCTGCAGGGAAGACCTCTGTCTCTCTACTTGTCTGGTCCCAGCAGGCTCCCGGGGTTGGGTGTGAGGGCCAGGGCTCCAGAGCACAGGCAGGCGAGCTGACACCCCAGAGGGAACATATGGTTCCTGCTAAGGCTCGGGGTGTTTCCGTGTCTCCCTTGACCAGTTTCTGAGGCTCGCCTGAGCCTGAGATTGTTCTCTTACAGCGACAAGTTCACACGATTTTGCCAGTGGAAGAACGTGGAGCTCAACATCCATGTGAGTGGGACTGAAGGCGGGGAGGGCTGCGCTCCCTGCTGCTCGTCCCGGGGAGCTGGGCTGGGGCTTGGCCGGGGCGGGGAGGTCAGCGAAGTCTGTCCTTTAGCCCGCAGGTGGGGCTTTGGGGGTCAGTGCTGGGATTCCAGCAGGGGAGGCTAGAGGCAGGTACACGTATGGCATGGGAGGCCCTGGCAGCTTGCAGTGACGCAGCTGTTGCCACCTGCAGCTGACCATGAACGACTTCAGTGTGCATCGCATCATCGGGCGTGGGGGCTTCGGTGAGGTCTACGGGTGCCGGAAGGCTGACACGGGCAAGATGTGAGTGAGCACCTGCTCAGCTGGAGGGACGGAGGGCCCCAGGGTGACTCCAGGCATGGGCATCCAGGGGAGGAGCTGCCAGGGGCTCAGTGCCCCACGTTGTCCCCTCTGTGCCGCTGTCTTCCGCCCTCTCTTCTTGTTTGTGCTGTTACCCCTGCTGCAGGCTCCTCAGAGCCCAACCTGCCCACACTCTCTCCTGTCACACACTTGTCCTGCATCTGGTCTGGGGCCCTGCCCTGCAGGTGGGCACTGACCGGTGGCCTCCGTCCCCGCACCGCCACAGGTACGCCATGAAATGTCTGGACAAGAAGCGCATCAAGATGAAGCAGGGGGAGACCCTGGCCCTCAACGAGCGCATCATGCTCTCCCTCGTCAGCACCGGGGTGAGCGGGGCCGGGGCCACCAGAGCAGCCTTTGGCTCCAGAACCGTGGCTGCCCCTGCTGACCGCCCCTCCCCTCCTAGGACTGTCCCTTCATTGTCTGCATGTCCTACGCGTTCCACACGCCGGACAAGCTCAGCTTCATCCTTGATCTCATGAATGGTGAGTGTGGGGCCTGGCCTCAGGGTGGAcagggccagggcagggcaggagccTGAGTGCCACTCCACGGGGCTGCCTCCCTCAGGCGGGGACCTGCACTACCACCTGTCCCAGCACGGGGTCTTCTCCGAGGCTGACATGCGCTTCTACGCGGCCGAGATCATCCTGGGCCTGGAGCACATGCACAGCCGCTTTGTCGTCTACCGGGACCTGAAGGTGAGGCTCCCCTGCCCTGCCACCCTCAGGCAtggcttcctctccctcctctcactCTCAGGGAGGGCCCCAGGCCCAGGGAAGTGGCATTCCTGGGACAAGGCCAGCTCTTTTTGCTTCACCCCCCCGTCCCTCTCACCTGAGCCACTTTCTGGGTTCAGGTTTTGattggggagaggaagagaagatcCCAGCTGGGGCCTGGTCCCTGAATACCCACAATCCTCTCAAGGGAAGGCAGGGACCCGTCTGGCCTCTTGCCTGGCCAGGCCCCATCCTGAGCTGCCCAGCAACAGCTCACTGGGCTTCCTCCACAGCCCGCCAACATCCTTCTGGACGAGCATGGCCACGTGCGGATCTCAGACCTGGGCCTGGCCTGTGACTTCTCCAAGAAGAAGCCCCATGCCAGCGTGTGAGTGCTCAGCTGccactctcccttccccctccctccgcTACTCCACTCATGGCCTCCTTGCTCCCACAGGGGCACCCACGGGTACATGGCCCCTGAGGTCCTGCAGAAGGGAGTGGCCTACGACAGCAGTGCCGACTGGTTCTCCCTGGGCTGCATGCTCTTCAAGCTGCTGCGGGGGTGAGTGGCCATCCCAGGTGGGCAGGTGGGACAGGGCCGAGAGAAGCTGCTCCTCCCCAATCCAGGGAGGAAGCTGGGAGAGGGGAGCCCACGGCTGCCTGGGTATTAGGGATGGCATCATCTCTGGCTTTGGACAAGGCTCATTCACACagtctgcctcagtttccccatccctGTCCTTTGATCCTGGTCTTTGGCCTCTCTTGCCCAGGCACAGCCCCTTTCGGCAGCACAAGACCAAAGACAAGCATGAGATCGACCGCATGACATTGACAATGGTGAGTGAAGAAGGATCTTGATGCAGGGCCACAGTGGGGCTGGGGTATCTGACGGGTTCCAGGGTCATGGATTCTTGGTTCTCACCAACCAGCAGAGATCTCAGGCCACTGATCCCCACTTCAGCCTCTGTGACCCAGTCCTCTCACCCTCCCTACATTGTCAGAGTACACATGTCTGCTGGGGGGACGAGTTAGAAAGTGGGgccctgtctctccctctgctgGGCATCTGGACCCCTCACCTTGGAGCAGTGAGGGGGCCAAGGGCTCTTCCTCGCCCTCTGCCAACGTCCTTCTCCTCCAAAGGCCGTGGAGCTGCCCGACTCCTTCTCCCCTGAACTCCGCTCCCTGCTGGAGGGCCTCCTGCAGAGGGATGTCAACCGGAGATTGGGCTGCCTGGGCCGTGGGTGAGTAGCCTGCGTGGCTATTTGGGCACGCTGCGTGTCTGGGCCTCTGGCCGTGTCCCATCACCTAGAGCCCCTCCCTGGTCCCAGCCTCCTTTGAGGGGTTCACGTGTAGCCAGTTCCCTCCAATGTTCTCAGGGTGGAGGGACCACCTGGGATAATGCTGCTGGAGCCAGCTAGGGACCAGCTTCCAGAGGGCCCCTTTTGACAAAGgtggtgacgatgatgatgacaacagctttttatgtttattgaacatttactaagTGCTGTGCACGGTGTTACAAGATTTACCATAATAAAACTGGCATGGGAACTACTGCTCTCTCGTTTTACGGAAGAGGAGACAGGCTCAAGTTTAAGGAACTGGCCCAGGGTTACAGAGCCAGAAAGTGGCTGAATCAGGGGTTGAGCCTGGCTCACCTGACTCCGTGGCCCAGACTTAGCCTCCGACTCAGAGTGGTGCCAATCCCCAGTGACAGACATCTCTCCATAGGGCCCAGGAGGTAAAGGAGAGCCCCTTCTTCCGCTCCCTGGACTGGCAGATGGTCTTCTTGCAGAAGGTAGTAGCCtgtggcaggggctggggagggcgtCCTGCAGCCCTCCCCCACCAATGCCCATGACCCCTATTCTGTTGCAGTACCCTCCCCCGCTGATCCCCCCACGTGGGGAGGTGAATGCAGCTGATGCCTTCGACATTGGCTCCTTTGATGAGGAAGACACAAAAGGAATCAAGGTACCAGGCCTCGCCAGCCTCTCACACCCAAGCCCTGAGCCTGGCCTGGGTGGGAGCCTTGCCCCTTCTTTGCCTCCCCGAGACTGTGTGCCAGCCCTGTCAGCTGGTGGGCCTCAGCTCCTCCCACACTTCCCTGGAGGTCGGACCAGATCATTCCTGCCCCAGAGCCCTGGGTATGGGCAGGCAGTGGCTGATGGATGTCTTGGCACCTTCTGTCCTCCATgtgtccccaccccctccaccttGTGAAGTTACTGGACAGCGACCAGGAGCTCTACCGCAACTTCCCCCTCACCATCTCGGAGCGGTGGCAGCAGGAGGTGGCAGAGACCGTCTTCGACACCATTAACACTGAGACAGACCggctggaggcccgcaagaaagCCAAAAACAAGCAGCTGGGCCACGAGGAAGGTGAGGGCTCGCTGGCTGCCGGGCACCAGGCCCACTGTCCGCTTTAGAAATGAGAAACAGGCTCGAGTTTGAGGACTGGGCCTGAGGTCACAGCCAGAAAGTGGCCAGAGCGTGATTTAAACCCAGGCCGGGCCGGGCTGAGTCTGCTCCTCTCCTGTCTGCACCAGACTACGCCCTGGGCAAGGACTGCATCATGCACGGCTACATGTCCAAGATGGGCAACCCCTTCCTAACCCAGTGGCAGCGGCGGTACTTCTACCTGTTCCCCAACCGGCTCGAGTGGCGGGGTGAGGGCGAGGCCCCGGTAAGGAGCAGGTGCTGGTGCCAGGGCGGGGAGCCGGCCACGGGGGGCTGGGCCCACCCTCACCCCTGCGCCCGCCCTGCAGCAGAGCCTCCTGACCATGGAGGAGATCCAGTCGGTGGAGGAGACGCACATCAAGGAGCGCAAGTGCCTGCTGCTCAGGATCCGCGGCGGGAAGCAGTTCGTCCTGCAGTGCGATGTGAGTGGGGGACGCAGGGCGGATGCGGGGGACGCGGGGGTGGCGGCGGGGACACGGCGGCCGCTGAGCAGCCTGGGCATGTGCAGAGCGACCCCGAGCTGGTGCAGTGGAAGAAGGAGCTGCGCGACGCCTACCGCGAGGCCCAGCAGCTGGTGCAGCGGGTGCCCAAGATGAAGAACAAGCCCCGCTCTCCTGTGGCCGAGCTGAGCAAGGTGCCCCTGGTCCAGCGCGGCAGTGCCAACGGCCTCTGACCCCGCcgcgccaccgccgccgccaccgccttTTATAAACCTCTAATTTATTTTGtcgaatttttattatttgttttcccgCCAAGCGGAAAaggttttattttgtaattattgtGATTTCCTgtggccccagcctggcccagccccccAGGAGGGGCCTGCTTGCCTTGGCTCCTGCTGCCACCACCCTAGCCACTGTCCAGCGCCCTCCACCCTGACCCCCTGGGACCACCTGTTCCCAGTGTCTTCCTGTGGGCAGAGCAGCAGCCCCCAGCAgccctcccaccccttccctgggGGATGATGCCACATGAGCTGGGCCACCTCAGGCTTGTGGGCTCTGCTCTTTGCCCATGGGCACAACAGGTGGCCCAGCGTCCCCCATCCTAGGGGAGGATGCAGCATGGGGACACTACTTGAATTTTCCCACTGCAGCCCTCCTGCGGCAAAGGGATGGAGCCCTGCACTGTCCTGCCCTCTTGCTATTGGCCAGAGGAAAGGGCCCATTGTCTCCCCGGCCCCTGAGGCCTCCCACGGTGACTTGGGTCCCTGTGCGCTTGTTCAGGAAAAGCCCGTGGGTCCCTGCTGCCTCCATTCCCACCTTCCCAGGATGCTGTGGGGCTCGGCCAGGAGGATGGCACTGGCAGTGGGCTGCTGCCCTCCCTGCAACCCCCCTCTTCCACCCCAAGCACCTGGGCTCAGGGACCGCAGAGGCAACTGTGGATTGGGCCACACCGGCCTAGCCTGGCCCCCAGCTCCCCCGAGCCTGGGCTGGGTGAGGCCTCATCTGCCCAGGACCACAGGGGGCTGGCCTGGGCAGGTGGGCAGCACAGCGAGAGGGTGCCGGCTGGGGCCAGCCTGTCCTGCACCCAGTTTGTCAGTGTGCCTCTGCTTGTCCAGCGCCATAGCCCATGTCCTGTCAGCATGTCCCCTTGTGCCAGCCACGCTGCCGTGTGTGGTGTCGCGCCCTCTCTCCCTGGGGCTGGGTCGGAGCACCCTCCCCTCCCGTCTACTCACTCCCCGGGGCATTTCTTTGCCGATTTTTGAATGTGATTTTAAAGAGTGGAAAATGAGACTATGCGTTTTTATAAAAAATGGTGCCTGACTCCTTGGCTGTTTCagactctttctgtgcctggtgaATGCTTCCCAGACTCCTCCAGGCTGGGGCCTGAGGAGGGAGGGTCACCAGGACCCCTCCACCACCATGG of Cynocephalus volans isolate mCynVol1 chromosome 4, mCynVol1.pri, whole genome shotgun sequence contains these proteins:
- the GRK2 gene encoding beta-adrenergic receptor kinase 1, with product MADLEAVLADVSYLMAMEKSKATPAARASKKILLPEPSIRSVMQKYLEDRGEVTFEKIFSQKLGFLLFRDFCLHHLEEAKPLVEFYEEIKKYEKLETEEERMARSREIFDLYIMKELLACSHPFSKSATEHVQGHLVKKQVPPDLFQPYIEEICQNLRGDVFQKFIESDKFTRFCQWKNVELNIHLTMNDFSVHRIIGRGGFGEVYGCRKADTGKMYAMKCLDKKRIKMKQGETLALNERIMLSLVSTGDCPFIVCMSYAFHTPDKLSFILDLMNGGDLHYHLSQHGVFSEADMRFYAAEIILGLEHMHSRFVVYRDLKPANILLDEHGHVRISDLGLACDFSKKKPHASVGTHGYMAPEVLQKGVAYDSSADWFSLGCMLFKLLRGHSPFRQHKTKDKHEIDRMTLTMAVELPDSFSPELRSLLEGLLQRDVNRRLGCLGRGAQEVKESPFFRSLDWQMVFLQKYPPPLIPPRGEVNAADAFDIGSFDEEDTKGIKLLDSDQELYRNFPLTISERWQQEVAETVFDTINTETDRLEARKKAKNKQLGHEEDYALGKDCIMHGYMSKMGNPFLTQWQRRYFYLFPNRLEWRGEGEAPQSLLTMEEIQSVEETHIKERKCLLLRIRGGKQFVLQCDSDPELVQWKKELRDAYREAQQLVQRVPKMKNKPRSPVAELSKVPLVQRGSANGL